The Betta splendens chromosome 4, fBetSpl5.4, whole genome shotgun sequence genome contains a region encoding:
- the xkr9 gene encoding XK-related protein 9 has product MDHDTPESTSARSQKRGVGTESSSSTSLVSAALRILLNYLLLLKTVMTHSDNQYSKLRWLLTIAGLVLYVVDIWTDSALVVKYFLETQYIWTGLTLAFVITGQTVTQTFSFAWYSDDMEDALINPEGKRKIAGLSRCKLMAAHLCGGGIFIRYYHLLKRGYKAVWAAGDGTCVEHHSLFCLATDLSMLKLFEAFMESVPQLLLQLYILLGRGQCSVMQYVSVSFSFLNTAWALVDYRRCLRRSLPHVTDMPSGLPTLIYLLYKLGTITSHILSYGLLLLLSTYSAAALAVLWLLGTTWAHWLKTNFCSSQRLELLYRAVVGVILTFTYFNVKGQNMKVEMISYYVSHAAINVMAPTLLFLLQPDVKSDTLLLTVSGLIVGGSLLGLVCLVSYYLFLHPKGNWREADEVDGTGRDTGTSRRIRNFLQP; this is encoded by the exons ATGGATCACGACACACCGGAGTCCACGTCAGCTCGGTCTCAGAAACGTGGAGTCGGAACCGAGTCGAGCAGCAGCACCTCCCTTGTTTCAGCCGCGCTGCGAAtccttttaaattatttattactaCTAAAAAC TGTAATGACTCACTCAGACAATCAGTACTCAAAGCTGCGGTGGTTACTAACCATTGCTGGACTGGTTCTGTACGTCGTGGACATATGGACCGACTCTGCACTGGTCGTCAAATATTTCCTGGAGACACAATATATCTGGACTGGTCTGACGCTGGCGTTCGTCATAACTGGGCAGACTGTGACCCAGACCTTCAGCTTTGCCTGGTACAGCGACGACATGGAGGACGCTTTGATAAACccagagggaaagagaaaaaTAGCAGGACTGTCCAGGTGTAAACTCATGGCTGCCCACTTATGCGGCGGGGGCATCTTCATCAG GTATTATCACCTACTGAAAAGAGGATACAAAGCCGTTTGGGCAGCGGGTGACGGAACGTGCGTGGAGCACCACAGTCTGTTCTGCCTGGCGACTGATCTGAGCATGCTCAAGCTGTTTGAGGCGTTCATGGAGAGCGTCCCTCAGCTTCTCCTACAGCTCTACATACTACTGGGTCGAGGCCAGTGCTCAGTCATGCAGT ATGTGTCCGTTTCGTTCTCCTTCCTCAACACTGCCTGGGCCCTGGTGGACTATCGCCGCTGCTTACGCAGATCCCTCCCCCATGTCACAGACATGCCCTCGGGCCTCCCCACGCTGATCTACCTCCTCTACAAGCTTGGCACCATCACCAGCCACATCCTCAGCtacggcctcctcctcctgctgagcacCTACAGCGCAGCGGCCCTCGCCGTCCTCTGGCTGCTGGGCACCACCTGGGCTCACTGGTTAAAAACCAACTTCTGCTCGTCCCAACGCCTTGAGCTTCTCTACCGGGCCGTCGTAGGAGTCATCCTGACGTTCACCTATTTCAACGTGAAAGGACAGAACATGAAAGTGGAGATGATCAGTTATTACGTTTCACACGCTGCTATAAACGTCATGGCTccgacgctgctgtttttgCTTCAACCAGACGTGAAGAGCGACACGTTGCTGCTGACAGTCAGTGGTTTGATCGTTGGAGGATCCCTGCTGGGGCTGGTGTGTCTTGTGTCGTACTACCTCTTTCTGCATCCCAAGGGGAACTGGAGGGAGGCAGATGAAGTGGATGGAACAGGAAGGGACACGGGAACCTCCAGGAGAATAAGGAACTTCTTACAACCTTGA
- the tram1 gene encoding translocating chain-associated membrane protein 1 isoform X1, whose amino-acid sequence MGIRKKTNKNPPVMSHEFVIQNHADIVSCVAMVFLLGLMFEVTSKFAVLFITVQYNVTISTQEGPEETAVSHFHHGIKDLATVFFYMLVAIIMHAILQEYVLDKLNRKKHFSKTKHSKFNESGQLSAFYLFSFGWGASVLLSENFLYNPVTLWEDYPHTLMPFQMKFYYICQLGYWLHALPELYFQKTKKEDIPRQLVYISLYLAHIAGAYILNLNRLGLVLLVLHYFVELVFHVSRLVYFSNENRQSGFTIWAVLFVLGRLLTLSLSVLTIGFGLATAENQGFDLAAGNFNILFVRITVLAAICLTQAFMMWKFINFQLRRWREHNQAQTLKKKPVPAKSKSKKDKANGVNGVHSHGADSPRQRKEKSS is encoded by the exons ATGGGGATCCGGAAAAAGACTAACAAGAATCCGCCGGTGATGAGCCACGAGTTTGTGATCCAGAACCACGCAGACATTGTTTCCTGCGTTGCTATGGTTTTCCTTCTCGGGCTGATGTTTGAG GTCACTTCAAAATTTGCAGTGCTGTTCATAACAGTCCAGTACAATGTCACCATATCAACACAAG AAGGCCCAGAGgaaactgctgtgagccactttCACCATGGCATCAAAGACTTGGCCACAGTCTTCTTCTACATGCTGGTGGCCATCATCATGCATGCCATTCTCCAGGAATATGTGCTGGAT AAACTCAACAGAAAGAAGCACTTCtccaaaaccaaacacagcaaGTTCAATGAGTCGGGCCAGCTCAGCGCATTCTACCTGTTCTCCTTCGGCTGGGGCGCCAGTGTCCTGCTGTCC GAAAATTTCCTGTACAACCCAGTCACCCTATGGGAGGACTATCCCCACACCCTGATGCC ATTCCAAATGAAATTCTACTACATTTGCCAGCTGGGCTACTGGTTACACGCTCTGCCTGAACTCTACttccaaaaaacaaagaag GAGGATATTCCTCGCCAGCTTGTGTATATCTCTCTGTATCTCGCACACATCGCGGGCGCCTACATTCTGAA tttgaaCCGCCTGGGTCTGGTCCTGCTCGTCTTGCACTACTTTGTTGAGCTGGTCTTCCACGTTTCCCGTCTGGTTTACTTCAGCAACGAGAACAGACAGTCAGG TTTTACCATATGGGCTGTCTTGTTTGTCCTTGGACGGCTGCTCACACTgtccctgtctgtcctcaccatTGGCTTTGGCCTCGCCACAGCCGAGAATCAAGGCTTTGACTTGGCGGCAGGAAATTTCAATATTCTTTTTGTTCG GATCACAGTCCTGGCTGCCATCTGCCTCACCCAGGCCTTCATGATGTGGAAATTTATCAACTTTCAGCTGCGCCGATGGAGAGAGCACAACCAAGCTCAGACCTTGAAAAAGAAACCAGTTCCTGCCAAGAGCAAatcaaagaaagacaaag ccaaTGGAGTAAATGGTGTGCACTCTCATGGAGCTGATTCACCGagacaaaggaaagaaaagtcATCATAG
- the tram1 gene encoding translocating chain-associated membrane protein 1 isoform X2 — protein sequence MLVAIIMHAILQEYVLDKLNRKKHFSKTKHSKFNESGQLSAFYLFSFGWGASVLLSENFLYNPVTLWEDYPHTLMPFQMKFYYICQLGYWLHALPELYFQKTKKEDIPRQLVYISLYLAHIAGAYILNLNRLGLVLLVLHYFVELVFHVSRLVYFSNENRQSGFTIWAVLFVLGRLLTLSLSVLTIGFGLATAENQGFDLAAGNFNILFVRITVLAAICLTQAFMMWKFINFQLRRWREHNQAQTLKKKPVPAKSKSKKDKANGVNGVHSHGADSPRQRKEKSS from the exons ATGCTGGTGGCCATCATCATGCATGCCATTCTCCAGGAATATGTGCTGGAT AAACTCAACAGAAAGAAGCACTTCtccaaaaccaaacacagcaaGTTCAATGAGTCGGGCCAGCTCAGCGCATTCTACCTGTTCTCCTTCGGCTGGGGCGCCAGTGTCCTGCTGTCC GAAAATTTCCTGTACAACCCAGTCACCCTATGGGAGGACTATCCCCACACCCTGATGCC ATTCCAAATGAAATTCTACTACATTTGCCAGCTGGGCTACTGGTTACACGCTCTGCCTGAACTCTACttccaaaaaacaaagaag GAGGATATTCCTCGCCAGCTTGTGTATATCTCTCTGTATCTCGCACACATCGCGGGCGCCTACATTCTGAA tttgaaCCGCCTGGGTCTGGTCCTGCTCGTCTTGCACTACTTTGTTGAGCTGGTCTTCCACGTTTCCCGTCTGGTTTACTTCAGCAACGAGAACAGACAGTCAGG TTTTACCATATGGGCTGTCTTGTTTGTCCTTGGACGGCTGCTCACACTgtccctgtctgtcctcaccatTGGCTTTGGCCTCGCCACAGCCGAGAATCAAGGCTTTGACTTGGCGGCAGGAAATTTCAATATTCTTTTTGTTCG GATCACAGTCCTGGCTGCCATCTGCCTCACCCAGGCCTTCATGATGTGGAAATTTATCAACTTTCAGCTGCGCCGATGGAGAGAGCACAACCAAGCTCAGACCTTGAAAAAGAAACCAGTTCCTGCCAAGAGCAAatcaaagaaagacaaag ccaaTGGAGTAAATGGTGTGCACTCTCATGGAGCTGATTCACCGagacaaaggaaagaaaagtcATCATAG